In Apium graveolens cultivar Ventura chromosome 10, ASM990537v1, whole genome shotgun sequence, the following are encoded in one genomic region:
- the LOC141689648 gene encoding uncharacterized protein LOC141689648 encodes MTNLTNLSFVALDISGENYLSWVQDVKLHLGSKKLGNTIKAENTSTIEENFTSIIFLRHHMHEDLKSEYLEVEDPFILWENLKDRFDHQKLVYLPAAENDWANLRVQDFKSVRAYSSALFKISSRLIMCGEIVTEKRKIDKTLSTFHPNNINLAEMYRERKFTKFGDLLSTLLVAEQNHELVIKNHQSRPTGSTPLPEVNNTTFQENVRGKGHRGGRGHGRYRGRGRGRGHFRPYYSFGHQKWQPETQSKRKAPQGGKTNNLCHKCGMEGHWSRNCYIPQHLVDLYQSSKRSKGKMVETNFANNLDDSLIISTGGISVNGPNETNETPMWEAED; translated from the coding sequence ATGACAAATCTTACAAACTTGTCGTTCGTTGCATTGGACATTTCTGGGGAGAATTATCTATCGTGGGTACAAGATGTAAAGTTGCATTTGGGTTCAAAGAAATTAGGCAACACAATAAAGGCAGAAAACACATCCACAATTGAAGAAAATTTTACCTCTATTATTTTCCTTCGACACCACATGCATGAAGATCTAAAATCTGAGTACCTAGAAGTCGAGGATCCctttattttatgggaaaatctaAAGGATAGGTTCGATCATCAGAAACTAGTTTATCTACCTGCAGCTGAAAATGATTGGGCTAATCTAAGGGTTCAAGATTTTAAGAGTGTTCGGGCATATAGCTCAGCACTATTCAAAATAAGTTCTAGGCTCATTATGTGTGGTGAGATTGTTACTGAGAAAAGAAAGATCGACAAAACATTATCCACTTTTCATCCCAATAATATCAACTTAGCCGAGATGTACAGGGAGCGCAAGTTTACCAAGTTTGGGGATCTCCTTTCAACCCTCCTTGTTGCCGAGCAGAATCATGAATTGGTGATTAAGAATCATCAATCCCGTCCAACGGGATCTACCCCTTTACCAGAAGTAAATAACACGACATTCCAGGAGAATGTACGTGGAAAAGGGCATAGAGGTGGACGAGGCCATGGTCGCTACCGTGGACGAGGCCGTGGTCGTGGGCATTTTCGTCCTTATTATAGCTTTGGTCACCAGAAGTGGCAACCTGAAACACAGAGCAAAAGAAAGGCACCACAAGGAGGGAAAACTAACAATTTATGTCACAAGTGTGGAATGGAAGGGCATTGGTCACGTAATTGTTATATCCCACAACATCTTGTTGATTTATATCAGTCATCTAAAAGATCAAAAGGGAAAATGGTGGAAACCAATTTCGCCAACAACTTAGATGATTCTCTTATAATATCAACCGGGGGAATAAGCGTTAATGGTCCTAATGAGACTAACGAAACTCCCATGTGGGAGGCTGAGGATTAG